Proteins encoded together in one Pseudomonadota bacterium window:
- a CDS encoding GntR family transcriptional regulator: protein MKSISSVISGHKTLREKIVEVLREAIIRQKIRPGERITELEVAERFGISRTPIREAFRQLESEGFLTIIPRKGAIVSDIEEKDIRDFYEIKGILEGYAARRAVERMSDKDISRLEQFNAEIRDCAERQDVSGMTKAHNAFHELILESCGNRRIQQVVGGLVRQFLRFRFYVASLVHVEDIMREHEAIVKAIRERDGVQAEACMKINAQLGLEVLLKEFAAGYSKPK from the coding sequence GAAAAGTATCTCGTCCGTAATTTCGGGGCATAAAACCCTGCGCGAGAAAATCGTTGAGGTTTTGCGGGAGGCGATCATCCGGCAAAAAATCAGGCCGGGCGAGCGCATAACCGAACTTGAGGTGGCCGAGCGTTTCGGCATCAGTCGAACTCCGATTCGTGAAGCTTTCAGGCAACTTGAATCGGAAGGCTTTTTAACGATCATTCCCCGCAAGGGGGCGATCGTTTCCGATATTGAAGAGAAGGACATCAGGGATTTTTACGAGATCAAGGGCATTCTGGAAGGTTATGCCGCCCGGCGTGCGGTTGAGCGCATGTCAGATAAGGATATCAGTCGCCTAGAGCAGTTCAATGCCGAGATCAGGGATTGCGCCGAACGCCAGGATGTTTCCGGAATGACCAAGGCCCATAATGCTTTTCATGAGTTAATTCTGGAATCATGCGGCAATCGCCGGATTCAGCAGGTGGTCGGTGGCCTGGTCCGGCAGTTTCTGCGTTTTCGTTTTTACGTGGCCTCCCTGGTTCATGTCGAGGATATCATGCGTGAACATGAGGCCATCGTCAAGGCCATACGAGAGCGTGACGGAGTCCAGGCCGAGGCCTGTATGAAGATCAATGCGCAGCTGGGGCTTGAAGTGCTGCTGAAAGAGTTTGCCGCCGGCTACAGCAAGCCTAAATAA